From a region of the Zingiber officinale cultivar Zhangliang chromosome 10B, Zo_v1.1, whole genome shotgun sequence genome:
- the LOC122029742 gene encoding E3 ubiquitin-protein ligase RGLG2-like: MAHPSLSPTNTTSVKKPKLEHKFSRIADGFTSLQQVTEELTKSGLESSNLIVGIDFTKSNEWTGKNSFHGSSLHHVGTTKNPYEQAISIIGRTLSSFDEDNLIPCFGFGDASTHDQDVFSFYPGNRPCHGFEEALDRYREIAPFVQLSGPTSFAPIIEMAMTIVEQSGGQYHVLLIIADGQVTRSVNPQEQKTVDAIVKASKYPLSIILVGVGDGPWDTMHEFDDNIPARSFDNFQFVNFTEIMSKNAPESLKEAEFALAALMEIPLQYRATLDLGILGQHARTSPRRVALPPPATVPNSVPPSPGSMQSSSSYSRHSTTPAPSAPAASTSSDTQVCPVCLSNLKNMAFGCGHQICHDCGSLLSSCPICRRTIETRIKLYS, translated from the exons ATGGCACACCCATCGCTGTCTCCAACTAACACGACCAGTGTAAAGAAGCCCAAATTGGAACATAAGTTCTCGAGGATAGCCGATGGCTTTACCTCCTTACAGCAG GTAACAGAGGAGCTGACAAAATCTGGGCTTGAATCATCGAATCTCATTGTAGGAATTGACTTCACAAAAAGCAATGAGTGGACAG GTAAGAACTCATTCCATGGCAGCAGCTTGCACCACGTTGGAACTACTAAAAATCCTTATGAACAAGCAATTTCCATTATTGGACGAACCTTGTCATCATTTGACGAAGATAACTTAATCCCATGCTTTGGTTTCGGAGATG CATCTACCCATGACCAAGATGTATTTAGCTTCTACCCAGGGAACAGACCGTGCCATGGATTCGAGGAAGCTTTAGATCGGTATCGAGAAATCGCTCCGTTTGTGCAATTATCTG GACCGACATCTTTTGCACCAATTATTGAAATGGCCATGACCATTGTGGAGCAGAGTGGAGGGCAATACCATGTTCTATTGATAATTGCTGATGGTCAG GTAACAAGAAGTGTAAATCCCCAAGAACAGAAGACAGTTGATGCTATTGTCAAAGCTAG CAAGTATCCCTTGTCCATTATTTTAGTTGGAGTTGGAGATGGACCATGGGACACGATGCATGAATTTGACGACAACATACCTGCTAGATCCTTCGACAATTTCcag TTTGTGAATTTCACTGAAATTATGTCCAAGAATGCACCAGAAAGCCTTAAAGAGGCTGAGTTTGCTCTTGCAGCGCTCATGGAAATACCTTTGCAGTACAGAGCAACACTGGATCTTGGGATTTTGGG TCAGCATGCTAGAACATCACCAAGAAGAGTGGCTCTTCCGCCTCCTGCTACTGTTCCCAATTCAGTACCTCCTTCGCCTGGTTCTATGCAGAGCTCATCGTCTTATTCTCGTCATAGTACAACTCCTGCTCCATCAGCACCAGCTGCAAGTACCTCTTCAGACACTCAG GTTTGTCCAGTTTGTCTTTCCAACCTGAAGAACATGGCATTTGGCTGTGGCCATCAG ATATGTCACGATTGTGGGTCACTTCTCAGCTCCTGCCCCATTTGCCGTAGAACAATTGAGACAAGAATAAAGCTGTATTCATGA